One genomic window of Pseudomonas aeruginosa includes the following:
- a CDS encoding hydrolase → MTASPTFQPAWWLPNPHLQTLWSPFFRRGPTLERQRERLWLADGDFIDLDWAGPHDAETPLVLALHGLTGSSSSHYILGLQRALLERGWASVALNWRGCSGEPNRLPRGYHSGVSDDLAEVVAHLRARRPQAPLYAVGYSLGGNVLLKYLGETAGDCPLLGGVAVSVPFRLDECADRIGLGFSRVYQAHFMKAMLTYVQDKQRLFGEQGQAEGLAALQRLGPLEGMRTFWDFDGRVTAPLHGFADARDYYRRASSRYYLPDIRTPSLIIHSSDDPFVFARSLPDRSELAPCTELELHARGGHVGFVDGSPRQPTYYLERRIPDWLEARLRQH, encoded by the coding sequence ATGACCGCGTCCCCGACCTTCCAGCCCGCCTGGTGGCTGCCCAATCCGCACCTGCAGACCCTGTGGAGCCCGTTCTTCCGCCGCGGGCCGACCCTGGAACGGCAGCGCGAACGCCTGTGGCTGGCCGATGGCGACTTCATCGACCTCGACTGGGCCGGCCCGCACGATGCCGAGACCCCGCTGGTGCTGGCGCTGCACGGCCTCACCGGGTCATCCTCGTCGCACTACATCCTCGGTCTGCAGCGCGCCCTGCTGGAGCGCGGCTGGGCCAGCGTGGCGCTGAACTGGCGCGGTTGCTCGGGGGAGCCGAACCGCCTGCCGCGCGGCTACCATTCCGGGGTCAGCGACGACCTCGCCGAGGTGGTCGCGCACCTGCGCGCCAGGCGCCCGCAAGCGCCGCTGTACGCGGTCGGCTATTCGCTGGGCGGCAACGTGCTGCTCAAGTACCTGGGCGAAACCGCTGGGGACTGCCCGCTGCTCGGCGGCGTCGCGGTGTCGGTGCCGTTCCGCCTGGACGAGTGCGCCGACCGCATCGGCCTGGGCTTTTCCCGGGTCTACCAGGCGCACTTCATGAAGGCCATGCTGACCTACGTGCAGGACAAGCAGCGGCTGTTCGGCGAGCAGGGCCAGGCGGAAGGCCTGGCCGCCCTGCAACGCCTCGGTCCGCTGGAGGGCATGCGCACCTTCTGGGACTTCGACGGCCGGGTCACCGCGCCGCTGCACGGCTTCGCCGACGCCAGGGATTACTATCGGCGCGCGTCCAGCCGCTACTACCTGCCGGACATCCGCACGCCGAGCCTGATCATCCATTCCAGCGACGACCCCTTCGTGTTCGCCCGCAGCCTGCCCGATCGCAGCGAACTGGCACCCTGCACCGAGCTGGAGCTGCACGCCCGCGGCGGTCACGTCGGCTTCGTCGACGGCTCTCCGCGCCAGCCCACCTACTACCTGGAACGACGCATCCCCGACTGGCTGGAGGCCCGCCTGCGGCAGCACTGA
- the rsmD gene encoding 16S rRNA (guanine(966)-N(2))-methyltransferase RsmD codes for MSKPTAKAPGRHGGQGQLRIIGGEWRSRRFVFPDGPGLRPTPDRVRETLFNWLAPYVEGARVLDPFAGSGALFLEALSRGAREGLALDTNGEAVAALRNHLDALKCGTAQLVLGDAVRYLGNQAPSAFDLVFLDPPFHQNLLQDACRLLETRGWLNPDAWIYTESESVPSSLGLPGNWRLHREKKAGNVHYALWQRGA; via the coding sequence ATGAGCAAACCTACTGCGAAAGCCCCCGGCCGCCACGGCGGCCAGGGACAGCTGCGGATCATCGGTGGCGAATGGCGCAGCCGGCGTTTCGTCTTTCCCGACGGGCCCGGCCTGCGACCGACCCCGGACCGGGTCCGCGAGACCCTGTTCAACTGGCTGGCACCCTATGTCGAAGGCGCACGGGTGCTCGATCCCTTCGCCGGCAGCGGCGCGCTGTTCCTCGAGGCGTTGTCGCGCGGCGCCCGCGAAGGGCTGGCCCTGGATACCAACGGCGAAGCGGTGGCGGCCCTGCGCAACCACCTCGACGCGCTCAAGTGCGGCACCGCCCAACTGGTCCTCGGCGATGCCGTGCGCTACCTGGGAAACCAGGCTCCGAGCGCCTTCGACCTGGTGTTCCTCGACCCGCCGTTCCATCAGAACCTGCTGCAGGACGCCTGCCGCCTGCTCGAAACCCGCGGCTGGCTGAACCCCGACGCCTGGATCTATACCGAGAGCGAGAGCGTCCCCTCGTCCCTCGGCCTGCCCGGAAACTGGCGGCTGCACCGGGAAAAGAAAGCCGGCAACGTACATTACGCGCTCTGGCAGCGGGGAGCCTGA
- a CDS encoding M16 family metallopeptidase, translated as MSERTGLRYGLLGLIVIALLAALAYFVARPPQTPAAAHAAAVEENQLQSLKDVAKQAPVHRKLDIQEWKTAEGAKVLFVEAHELPMFDLRLTFAAGSSQDAGTPGLSMLTNAMLNEGVPGKDTTAIAAGFEDLGASFSNGSYRDMAVAGLRSLSDADKRTQALKLFEQVIGQPTFPEDALARIKNQVLAGFEYQKQNPGKLAGLELFKRLYGEHPYAHSSDGDEKSIPPISREQLQAFHKKAYAAGNVVIALVGDLSRQEAEAIAAEVSKALPQGPALAKTVQPETPKPGLTRIDFPSEQTHLMLAQLGIDRQDPDYAALYLGNQILGGGGFGTRLMDQVREKRGLTYGIYSGFTAMQARGPFMINFQTRAELSEGALKLVQDIVRDYLANGPTQKELDDAKRELAGSFPLSTASNADIVGQLGAIGFYGLPLDYLESFLKQVEGLSVEQVRSAMAKHLDADAFVIVSAGPSVPQKPLPPPTAKPAQQPSGVPEH; from the coding sequence ATGAGTGAGCGCACAGGGCTGCGTTATGGCCTGCTCGGCCTGATCGTCATCGCGTTGCTGGCCGCGCTGGCCTATTTCGTCGCGCGTCCCCCCCAGACCCCGGCAGCGGCCCATGCCGCGGCGGTCGAGGAAAACCAGTTGCAGTCGCTGAAGGACGTCGCCAAGCAGGCGCCGGTCCATCGCAAGCTGGACATCCAGGAATGGAAGACCGCCGAAGGTGCCAAGGTACTGTTCGTCGAAGCCCATGAACTGCCGATGTTCGACCTGCGCCTGACCTTCGCCGCCGGCAGCAGCCAGGACGCCGGCACCCCCGGCCTGTCGATGCTGACCAACGCCATGCTCAACGAAGGCGTGCCGGGCAAGGACACCACTGCCATCGCCGCCGGCTTCGAGGACCTCGGCGCCTCGTTCAGCAACGGCTCCTACCGCGACATGGCGGTGGCCGGCCTGCGCAGCCTGTCCGACGCCGACAAGCGGACCCAGGCGCTGAAGCTGTTCGAACAGGTGATCGGCCAGCCGACCTTCCCCGAGGACGCCCTGGCACGCATCAAGAACCAGGTCCTGGCCGGTTTCGAGTACCAGAAGCAGAACCCCGGCAAGCTGGCCGGGCTGGAGCTGTTCAAGCGCCTCTATGGCGAGCATCCCTACGCGCACTCCAGCGACGGCGACGAAAAGTCCATTCCACCGATCAGCCGCGAACAATTGCAGGCGTTCCACAAGAAAGCCTACGCCGCCGGCAACGTGGTCATCGCGCTGGTCGGCGACCTCTCGCGGCAGGAGGCCGAAGCGATCGCCGCAGAAGTCTCCAAGGCGCTGCCCCAGGGCCCGGCGCTGGCCAAGACCGTCCAGCCGGAAACGCCCAAGCCCGGCCTGACGCGCATCGACTTCCCCTCCGAGCAGACCCACCTGATGCTCGCCCAGCTTGGCATCGACCGCCAGGATCCCGACTACGCGGCGCTCTACCTGGGCAACCAGATCCTCGGCGGCGGCGGCTTCGGCACCCGCCTGATGGACCAGGTGCGAGAAAAGCGCGGCCTGACCTACGGCATCTATTCCGGCTTCACCGCCATGCAGGCACGCGGTCCGTTCATGATCAACTTCCAGACCCGCGCCGAACTCAGCGAGGGGGCGCTGAAGCTGGTCCAGGACATCGTCCGCGACTACCTGGCCAACGGCCCGACCCAGAAGGAACTGGACGACGCCAAGCGCGAACTGGCCGGCAGCTTCCCGCTGTCCACCGCGAGCAACGCCGACATCGTCGGCCAGCTCGGCGCCATCGGTTTCTACGGCCTGCCGCTGGACTACCTGGAAAGCTTCCTCAAGCAGGTCGAGGGACTCAGCGTCGAACAGGTCAGGAGCGCCATGGCCAAGCACCTGGACGCCGACGCCTTCGTCATCGTCAGCGCCGGCCCGAGCGTGCCGCAGAAACCCCTGCCGCCACCCACCGCCAAGCCGGCCCAGCAACCCAGCGGCGTTCCGGAGCATTGA
- a CDS encoding M16 family metallopeptidase codes for MAARKVQITMKTPARRRVGLLLASLCLPLFAQAAETQPTHEFSLDNGLKVIVREDHRAPVVVSQLWYRIGSSYETSGLTGLSHALEHMMFKGSRKLGPGEASRVLRDLGAEENAFTTDDYTAYYQVLARDRLPVALEMEADRMAHLSLPADQFKSEIEVIKEERRLRTDDNPNALAFERFKAAAYPASGYHTPTIGWMADLQRMTIDDLRHWYESWYAPNNATLVVVGDVTADEVKTLAKRYFGEIPWRQLPPARKPLELAEPGERRLKLYVRTQLPNLIMGFNVPSLGSSENPREVNALRLIGALLDGGYSARLASRLERGEELVAGASTYYDAFNRGDSLFVLSATPNVQKGKTLEQVEAGLWKQLDDLKQNPPSAAEIERVRAQMIAGMVYEKDSIAAQASSIGQLESVGLSWKLIDQDLEALKAVTPDDIQKAARTYFTLSRLTLAQVLPVKAEEKEARHE; via the coding sequence GTGGCGGCACGAAAGGTCCAGATCACCATGAAAACCCCAGCTCGCCGCCGCGTCGGCCTGCTCCTAGCCAGCCTTTGTCTCCCGCTTTTCGCCCAGGCGGCGGAAACCCAGCCCACCCACGAGTTCAGCCTCGACAACGGCCTGAAGGTCATAGTGCGTGAAGACCACCGCGCCCCGGTGGTGGTTTCCCAACTCTGGTACAGGATCGGCTCCAGCTACGAGACATCCGGGCTCACCGGCCTGTCCCACGCCCTCGAACACATGATGTTCAAGGGCAGCCGCAAGCTCGGCCCGGGCGAAGCCTCGCGGGTGCTGCGCGACCTGGGTGCGGAAGAGAACGCCTTCACCACCGACGACTACACCGCCTATTACCAGGTCCTGGCCCGCGACCGCCTGCCGGTGGCGCTGGAGATGGAAGCCGACCGCATGGCCCACCTGAGCCTGCCGGCCGACCAGTTCAAGAGCGAGATCGAGGTGATCAAGGAGGAGCGCCGCCTGCGCACCGACGACAATCCCAACGCCCTCGCCTTCGAGCGCTTCAAGGCCGCCGCCTACCCGGCCAGCGGCTACCACACCCCGACCATCGGCTGGATGGCCGACCTGCAGCGCATGACCATCGACGACCTGCGCCACTGGTACGAATCCTGGTACGCGCCGAACAACGCCACCCTGGTAGTGGTCGGCGACGTCACCGCCGACGAGGTCAAGACCCTCGCCAAGCGCTACTTCGGCGAGATCCCCTGGCGCCAGCTGCCGCCGGCGCGCAAGCCGCTGGAACTGGCCGAGCCCGGCGAGCGCCGGCTCAAGCTGTACGTACGCACCCAGCTGCCGAACCTGATCATGGGCTTCAACGTGCCCAGCCTGGGCAGCAGCGAGAACCCTCGCGAAGTCAACGCCCTGCGCCTGATCGGCGCGCTGCTCGATGGCGGCTACAGCGCCCGCCTGGCCTCGCGCCTGGAGCGCGGCGAGGAGCTGGTCGCCGGCGCCTCCACCTACTATGACGCGTTCAACCGCGGCGACAGCCTGTTCGTCCTCTCGGCCACGCCGAACGTGCAGAAGGGCAAGACCCTCGAGCAGGTCGAGGCCGGTCTGTGGAAGCAGCTCGATGACCTCAAGCAGAACCCGCCCAGCGCCGCGGAGATCGAGCGCGTGCGCGCGCAGATGATCGCCGGGATGGTCTACGAGAAGGACTCCATCGCCGCCCAGGCCAGCAGCATCGGCCAGCTGGAAAGCGTCGGCCTGTCCTGGAAGCTGATCGACCAGGACCTGGAGGCCCTCAAGGCAGTGACTCCGGACGATATCCAGAAAGCCGCCCGCACCTATTTCACCCTGTCGCGCCTGACCCTGGCGCAAGTGCTGCCTGTGAAGGCCGAGGAAAAGGAGGCCCGTCATGAGTGA